In Halomonas denitrificans, the genomic stretch TTCGCCGATGCCGCGGGCCGGTACGTTGACCACCCGCTCGAACGCGGCGTCATCGTCCGGGTTGTGGACCATTCGCAGGTAGCCGAGCGCATCCTTGATCTCGGCGCGCTCGAAGAAGCGCAGCCCACCGTAGACGCGGTAGGGAATGTCGGCGCGAAGCAGCGCCTGCTCGAAGATCCGCGACTGCGCATTGGAGCGGTACAGCACGGCGATTTCGGAGGCCCTGCGACCGGATTCCAGCCAGTCCTGGACGCGGCCGACGATGAACTCGGCCTCTTCGTCTTCGTTGTAGGCGGAGAACACCCGGATCGGCTCGCCCTGCTCTCCGTCGGTCCACAGGTTCTTGCCCATCCGGTCGTCGTTGTGGTCGATGACCCGGTTGGCCGCCTCCAGGATGGTTCTGGTCGAGCGATAATTCTGCTCCAGCCGCACGACCTCGGGCTCGAAATCGCGCGCGAAGTGCTGCACGTTCTCGACCCGGGCGCCGCGCCAGCCGTAGATCGACTGATCGTCGTCCCCGACCACGAACAGGCGGGAGTCCGAGCCGCCGGCCAACAGCCGTACGAGCGCGTACTGCAGCGTGTTGGTGTCCTGGAACTCGTCGATCATCACGTGGCCGAAGCGACCCTGGTAGTAGGTCAGGCGGGCCGGGTTGTCGCGCAGCAGTTCGACGGTGCGCAGCATCAGCTCGGCGAAGTCGACCAGGCCGGAGCGCTCGCAGGCGGCCTGGTAGGTCCGGTAGACCTCGACCATCTGTGCGGTCAGCGGGTTGCCGCCCGGATCGATGTGGTCCGGACGGACGCCGTCGTCCTTGCGCGCGTTGATGAACCCCTGGACCACGCGAGGCGGGTACTCCCCCTCGTCGAGCTGCATTTCCCGGATCGTGCGCCGGACCAGGCGGTACTGATCGTCGGAATCGAGGATCTGGAAGGTCGGATTGAGGCCTGCCTCCGCCGCATGCATCCGGAGGATCCGGTGGCAGATGCCGTGAAACGTGCCGATCCACAGGCCCGAGGCCGGGATGTTCAGCAGCTCTTCGACCCGGCCGCGCATCTCGCTGGCCGCCTTGTTGGTGAACGTCACGGCGAGGATCGACATCGGCGAGGCGTGCTCGACCTGGATCACCCAGGCGATCCGGTGAACCAGGACCCGCGTCTTGCCCGATCCGGCCCCGGCAAGGACCAGGCAATGCGGCGCCCCGACCGTCACCGCCTGGCGCTGCGCATCGTTCAACTGATCGAGAATGTGGGAAACGTCCATCGGGGT encodes the following:
- the uvrD gene encoding DNA helicase II yields the protein MDVSHILDQLNDAQRQAVTVGAPHCLVLAGAGSGKTRVLVHRIAWVIQVEHASPMSILAVTFTNKAASEMRGRVEELLNIPASGLWIGTFHGICHRILRMHAAEAGLNPTFQILDSDDQYRLVRRTIREMQLDEGEYPPRVVQGFINARKDDGVRPDHIDPGGNPLTAQMVEVYRTYQAACERSGLVDFAELMLRTVELLRDNPARLTYYQGRFGHVMIDEFQDTNTLQYALVRLLAGGSDSRLFVVGDDDQSIYGWRGARVENVQHFARDFEPEVVRLEQNYRSTRTILEAANRVIDHNDDRMGKNLWTDGEQGEPIRVFSAYNEDEEAEFIVGRVQDWLESGRRASEIAVLYRSNAQSRIFEQALLRADIPYRVYGGLRFFERAEIKDALGYLRMVHNPDDDAAFERVVNVPARGIGERTVAGLRDAARAEGRSLWDTVERQLGAGALGGRARNALGAFVELIRALTRDAEQTDLGGIMHRILKRTELIQHYLAREPADRAEARQENLDELIRAAENFEQSMEDEQAGLSPTASFLTQAALEAGEHQAEKWQDCVQLMTLHSAKGLEFPMVFMAGMEEGLFPHQKSAEEPGRLSEERRLAYVGMTRAMELLYLTHAESRRLHGQTMFGRPSRFLNELPPDLVEDVRPRMQVSQARAPRDGGGNLPGLGSRVQHAKFGAGTVLSVEGQGENARIQINFDEAGPKWLVAGYAGLERIA